One window of the Streptomyces sp. ITFR-21 genome contains the following:
- the lnt gene encoding apolipoprotein N-acyltransferase — protein sequence MTVTAERRGTARLSSPWWRGAAVALAGALPALAFPAPSLWWLAYVALVPWMLLARSAPTGRRAAVDGWLGGAGFMLAVHHWLLPSLNVFIVALALLLGALWAPWGWAVRRLLGPGSGPGQVASATVLVPSAWLTVELVRSWQYLGGPWGLLGASQWQVPPALRLASVGGVWLVSFLVVLVNTCLLALLVAPAVRRPAVTALAVAAVATTTVWLWAPRPQESGSVRIAVVQSGVLPTGDSRFGREEQLTREVAGTHPDLVVWGESSVSVDLADHPRTAARLTALSREVGADLLINVDAERADGKGISKTSELIGPHGVSGPTYDKMRLVPFGEYVPLRSALGWATSVGKAAGTDRTPGTRQVVMDTGKVRFGPLVCFESAFPDMSRHLTGDGAELLIAQSSTSSFQDSWAPAQHASLAALRAAEDWRPMVHATLTGISAVYDADGHPVGHRIGTSASTATVYQVPLAGGRSLYVRFGDWVPRLALLLALSALVYEVTGRVRRPAPALPPAAGTAGTA from the coding sequence ATGACGGTGACGGCCGAGCGACGCGGCACGGCCCGGCTGTCGTCGCCCTGGTGGCGCGGTGCGGCCGTGGCACTGGCCGGGGCGCTGCCCGCGCTGGCCTTCCCTGCGCCGTCCCTGTGGTGGCTGGCCTACGTGGCGCTGGTTCCGTGGATGCTGCTGGCCCGTTCGGCGCCCACCGGCCGGCGGGCCGCGGTCGACGGCTGGCTCGGCGGCGCGGGCTTCATGCTGGCCGTGCACCACTGGCTGCTGCCGAGCCTGAACGTGTTCATCGTGGCGCTGGCCCTGCTGCTGGGCGCGCTCTGGGCGCCCTGGGGCTGGGCGGTACGCCGGCTGCTCGGGCCCGGTTCCGGTCCGGGGCAGGTCGCGTCGGCGACCGTGCTGGTGCCGTCGGCCTGGCTGACGGTGGAGCTGGTGCGGTCCTGGCAGTACCTGGGCGGCCCCTGGGGGCTGCTCGGCGCCAGCCAGTGGCAGGTGCCGCCGGCGCTGCGGCTCGCCTCGGTCGGCGGGGTGTGGCTGGTCAGCTTTCTGGTGGTGCTGGTCAACACCTGCCTGCTGGCGCTGCTGGTGGCGCCGGCGGTGCGCCGCCCCGCGGTGACCGCCCTGGCGGTGGCGGCCGTGGCCACCACCACGGTGTGGCTGTGGGCGCCGCGTCCGCAGGAGTCCGGGTCGGTACGGATCGCGGTCGTGCAGTCCGGCGTGCTGCCGACCGGCGACAGCCGGTTCGGCCGGGAGGAGCAGCTGACCCGGGAAGTGGCCGGTACGCACCCCGACCTGGTGGTGTGGGGGGAGAGCAGCGTCAGCGTCGACCTGGCCGACCATCCGCGGACCGCCGCCCGGCTGACCGCCCTGTCCCGCGAGGTCGGCGCCGACCTGCTGATCAACGTGGACGCCGAACGCGCCGACGGCAAGGGCATCTCCAAGACCTCCGAGCTGATCGGGCCGCACGGCGTGAGCGGCCCGACGTACGACAAGATGCGGCTGGTGCCCTTCGGCGAGTACGTCCCACTGCGTTCGGCGCTGGGCTGGGCCACCTCGGTCGGCAAGGCGGCCGGCACGGACCGCACGCCCGGTACCCGGCAGGTGGTGATGGACACCGGGAAGGTGCGGTTCGGGCCGCTGGTCTGCTTCGAGTCCGCGTTCCCCGACATGAGCCGCCATCTGACGGGCGACGGCGCCGAGCTGCTGATCGCCCAGTCGTCCACCTCGTCCTTCCAGGACAGCTGGGCGCCCGCCCAGCACGCCTCGCTGGCCGCGCTGCGGGCCGCCGAGGACTGGCGGCCGATGGTGCACGCCACGCTGACCGGGATCAGCGCGGTGTACGACGCCGACGGCCACCCGGTCGGCCACCGGATCGGCACCAGTGCCAGCACCGCCACCGTCTACCAGGTACCGCTGGCCGGCGGCCGCAGCCTGTACGTGCGGTTCGGTGACTGGGTGCCGCGGCTGGCTCTGCTGCTGGCTCTGTCGGCGCTCGTGTACGAGGTCACGGGCCGGGTGCGCCGCCCGGCGCCGGCGCTCCCGCCGGCCGCCGGAACCGCCGGAACCGCGTAG
- a CDS encoding DoxX family protein: protein MSAADRRDLGLLALRLGTGSVLFAHGAQKLFGWFGKGGLDGTARGMEQMGFRPGRSAALAAGLGEAGGGALLALGLATPAAGAAAAGAMAGAVSVHAPAGFFAIDGGFEHPGLLGWTAAALGLAGPGRFSLDHVTGHRLNRPWVVAAAFAASAVAATAVIRRRAAHQGEQPPDG, encoded by the coding sequence ATGTCCGCTGCGGACCGCAGGGATCTCGGACTGCTCGCGCTGCGCCTCGGCACCGGCTCGGTGCTGTTCGCGCACGGCGCCCAGAAGCTCTTCGGCTGGTTCGGCAAAGGCGGCCTGGACGGCACCGCCCGGGGCATGGAGCAGATGGGGTTCCGCCCGGGCCGGTCCGCCGCGCTGGCCGCCGGGCTCGGCGAGGCGGGCGGCGGCGCCCTGCTGGCGCTGGGGCTCGCCACACCGGCGGCGGGCGCGGCGGCGGCCGGCGCGATGGCCGGCGCGGTGTCCGTGCACGCCCCGGCCGGCTTCTTCGCGATCGACGGCGGCTTCGAACACCCCGGCCTCCTCGGCTGGACCGCCGCCGCGCTGGGGCTCGCCGGTCCCGGGCGCTTCTCCCTCGACCACGTCACCGGCCACCGCCTGAACCGCCCCTGGGTCGTCGCCGCGGCCTTCGCCGCCTCGGCGGTGGCCGCCACCGCCGTCATCCGGCGCCGCGCCGCACACCAGGGCGAGCAGCCCCCGGACGGCTGA
- a CDS encoding histidine phosphatase family protein, with translation MGELVLIRHGETEWTLSGQHTSYTDLPLTPHGEEQAGSLAPLLASRHISAVLTSPMRRARHTAELAGLKQTRIDPDLREWDYGGYEGVTSREIHRTRPGWDLWTDGVVPGPDGHPGETAEEVGDRADRVLARVDAAFTNSEGGDVVLVAHAHFLRVLTARRLGLRAADGALFQLATGTVGRLGIEHGRHVLTAWNRLP, from the coding sequence ATGGGCGAGCTTGTTCTGATCCGGCACGGGGAGACCGAGTGGACCCTGTCCGGGCAGCACACCAGCTACACCGACCTGCCGCTCACGCCCCACGGCGAGGAGCAGGCCGGCTCGCTGGCGCCGCTGCTGGCCTCCCGGCACATCAGCGCCGTCCTGACCAGTCCGATGAGGCGGGCCCGGCACACCGCCGAACTGGCCGGCCTGAAGCAGACCCGGATCGACCCCGACCTGCGGGAGTGGGACTACGGCGGCTACGAGGGCGTGACCTCCCGGGAGATCCACCGGACCCGGCCCGGCTGGGACCTGTGGACCGACGGGGTGGTCCCCGGTCCCGACGGGCATCCCGGTGAGACCGCGGAGGAGGTCGGCGACCGGGCCGACCGGGTGCTGGCCCGGGTGGACGCCGCCTTCACCAACAGCGAGGGCGGCGACGTGGTGCTGGTCGCCCACGCCCACTTCCTGCGGGTACTGACCGCGCGGCGGCTCGGCCTGCGGGCGGCGGACGGCGCGCTGTTCCAGCTGGCCACCGGTACGGTCGGCCGGCTCGGCATAGAGCACGGACGGCATGTGCTGACCGCCTGGAACCGGCTGCCCTGA
- a CDS encoding dihydrolipoyl dehydrogenase family protein — translation MNDAPRTYDVVVIGSGPVGENVADRTRAAGLSTVVVERDLVGGECSYWACMPSKALLRPVVARADARRLPGLSDAVAGPLDASLVLARRDEFTAHWKDDGQVSWLESVHVDLVRGHGRLDGPRTVVVTTPDGGTVTLTARHAVALCTGTGAALPELPGLTDVRPWTSREATGAKDVPGRLVVVGGGVVAVEMATVWQALGAQVTVLVRGGGLLPKMEPFAGELVAQGLREAGAEVRFGVSVVSAIREDGQVRVGLDDGGELTADEILFAVGRTPSTADLGLDTVGLTPGDWLPVDDTCRVTEVADGWLYAVGDVNHRALLTHQGKYQARIAGAAIAARAKGEPLDESPWGPHAATADSAAVPQVVFTDPEVAAVGLTAAEAERAGRRTRVVDYDIADVAGAALYGDGYRGTARMVVDLDRGHLIGVTFAGPGVSELLHSATIAVAGEVPLERLWHAVPAYPTISEIWLRLLETYRG, via the coding sequence ATGAACGACGCCCCCCGCACCTACGACGTGGTGGTCATCGGGTCGGGCCCGGTCGGCGAGAACGTGGCCGACCGGACCCGGGCCGCCGGGCTGAGCACGGTGGTCGTGGAGAGGGACCTGGTCGGCGGCGAGTGCTCGTACTGGGCGTGCATGCCCAGCAAGGCGCTGCTGCGGCCGGTGGTGGCCAGGGCCGACGCCCGCCGGCTGCCGGGCCTGAGTGACGCGGTGGCCGGGCCGCTGGACGCGTCCCTGGTGCTGGCGCGCCGCGACGAGTTCACCGCCCACTGGAAGGACGACGGCCAGGTGAGCTGGCTGGAGTCGGTCCACGTCGACCTGGTCCGGGGCCACGGCAGGCTCGACGGCCCCCGCACGGTGGTGGTGACGACCCCGGACGGCGGCACCGTGACGCTCACCGCCCGGCACGCGGTCGCGCTCTGCACCGGTACCGGCGCCGCGCTGCCCGAGCTGCCGGGCCTGACCGACGTACGGCCCTGGACCAGCCGCGAGGCCACCGGCGCCAAGGACGTCCCGGGGCGGCTGGTGGTGGTCGGCGGCGGAGTGGTGGCCGTCGAGATGGCCACGGTCTGGCAGGCGCTCGGCGCGCAGGTCACCGTCCTGGTGCGGGGCGGCGGGCTGCTGCCGAAGATGGAGCCGTTCGCGGGCGAGCTGGTCGCGCAGGGGCTGCGCGAGGCCGGCGCGGAGGTGCGGTTCGGGGTGTCGGTGGTGTCGGCGATCCGCGAGGACGGCCAGGTGCGGGTCGGTCTGGACGACGGCGGTGAGCTGACCGCCGACGAGATCCTGTTCGCCGTCGGCCGCACCCCGAGCACCGCGGACCTGGGCCTGGACACCGTCGGCCTCACGCCGGGCGACTGGCTGCCGGTCGACGACACCTGCCGGGTCACCGAGGTCGCCGACGGCTGGCTGTACGCGGTCGGCGACGTCAACCACCGGGCGCTGCTCACTCATCAGGGCAAGTACCAGGCCCGTATCGCCGGGGCGGCGATCGCGGCCCGCGCCAAGGGCGAGCCGCTGGACGAGTCGCCCTGGGGCCCGCACGCGGCCACCGCGGACTCCGCCGCCGTGCCGCAGGTCGTCTTCACCGACCCCGAGGTGGCCGCCGTCGGCCTGACCGCGGCGGAGGCCGAGCGGGCCGGACGCCGGACCCGGGTCGTGGACTACGACATCGCCGACGTGGCCGGCGCCGCTTTGTACGGCGACGGCTACCGCGGTACGGCGCGGATGGTCGTCGACCTCGACCGCGGCCATCTGATCGGCGTCACCTTCGCGGGCCCCGGCGTCAGCGAACTGCTGCACTCGGCGACGATCGCGGTCGCGGGCGAGGTCCCGCTGGAACGCCTGTGGCACGCGGTACCCGCGTACCCGACGATCAGCGAGATCTGGCTGCGGTTGCTGGAGACCTACCGGGGCTGA
- a CDS encoding cellulose binding domain-containing protein — MLRKPLAALVAALSLIGGAVTVASATAAATGTAAAAAVSPQAVADTYTWKNVQIGGGGFVPGIVFNQSEKNLAYARTDIGGAYRWEQSTGSWTPLLDSVDWDHWGRTGVVSLATDALAPDKVYAAVGTYTNSWDPGTGAVLRSSDRGTTWQATDLPFKLGGNMPGRGMGERLAIDPNQDSVLYLGAPSGNGLWRSTDSGVTWSKVTAFPNAGNYVADPTDTSGYNSDNQGVVWVTFDPSTGTKGSATRTIYVGVADKDNTVYRSTDGGTTWSRLAGQPTGYIAHKGVLDAVNGYLYLATSDTGGPYDGSKGQVWRYATATGLWTNISPLNDTDTYFGYSGLTVDRQHPGTVMVTGYSSWWPDTQIFRSTDSGGSWTHAWDYSSYPNRDNRFTLDVSSVPWLSWGANPSPPESTPKLGWMTESLEIDPFNSDRLWYGTGATLFGTDNLTTWDSGGKITIKPNVKGFEETAVNDLISPPTGAPLLSALGDVGGFRHADVTKVPSLMFTQPNLPTSTSLDYAGTNAGIVVKSGNRDSGSTLSRIAFSTDNGADWFTGTEPSGVTGGGTVAAAADGSRFLWSPSGTGVNYTVGFGGSWTASTGIPAGAVIASDRVNPSKFYGFSGGTLYLSTDGGASFTATAATGLPSSGAVDLKALPGAEGDIWLAGGSPSGLWHSTDSGTSFTKTAGIDAADNIGFGKAAPSATYQTLYTSAKIGGIRGIYRSTDQGATWQRINDDAHQYGWTGGAITGDPRIFGRVYFGTNGRGIIYGDTTDQGGTSTPPTTPPTTPPTTSPTTSPTTSPTTPPTTSPAGACSVAYTVTNQWSGGFQASVTVKNTGATPAANWELAWTFPGSQTITSLWNAGYAQTGAAVTVSAPTWAPSLAPGTSATVGFTASVTGANTAPTAFSLNGAACASA; from the coding sequence ATGCTCCGTAAACCCCTTGCCGCGCTTGTCGCGGCACTCAGCCTGATCGGCGGCGCTGTCACCGTCGCCTCGGCCACCGCCGCGGCGACGGGCACAGCCGCCGCCGCGGCGGTCTCCCCGCAGGCCGTCGCCGACACCTACACCTGGAAGAACGTCCAGATCGGGGGCGGCGGGTTCGTCCCCGGCATCGTCTTCAACCAGTCGGAGAAGAACCTCGCCTACGCCCGTACCGATATCGGCGGAGCCTACCGCTGGGAGCAGAGCACCGGGTCCTGGACGCCGCTGCTGGATTCGGTGGACTGGGACCACTGGGGCCGGACCGGTGTGGTGAGCCTGGCCACCGACGCGCTCGCACCGGACAAGGTGTACGCGGCGGTCGGCACGTACACCAACTCCTGGGATCCGGGCACCGGCGCGGTGCTGCGGTCCTCGGACCGCGGCACCACCTGGCAGGCGACCGACCTGCCGTTCAAGCTCGGCGGGAACATGCCCGGCCGCGGGATGGGCGAGCGGCTGGCCATCGACCCCAACCAGGACAGTGTGCTCTACCTCGGCGCGCCCAGCGGCAACGGTCTGTGGCGCAGCACGGATTCGGGTGTCACCTGGTCGAAGGTGACGGCGTTCCCCAACGCCGGCAACTACGTGGCGGATCCGACGGACACCAGCGGCTACAACAGCGACAACCAGGGTGTGGTCTGGGTGACCTTCGACCCGAGTACCGGCACCAAGGGCTCGGCGACCCGGACGATCTACGTCGGTGTCGCGGACAAGGACAACACGGTCTACCGCTCGACCGACGGTGGCACCACCTGGTCGCGGCTGGCCGGCCAGCCCACCGGCTACATCGCGCACAAGGGCGTCCTCGACGCGGTGAACGGCTACCTCTACCTGGCCACCAGCGACACCGGCGGCCCGTACGACGGCAGCAAGGGCCAGGTGTGGCGGTACGCGACGGCCACCGGCCTCTGGACCAACATCAGTCCGCTGAACGACACCGACACCTACTTCGGTTACAGCGGCCTCACCGTGGACCGGCAGCACCCGGGCACGGTGATGGTGACCGGCTACAGCTCCTGGTGGCCCGACACCCAGATCTTCCGCTCCACCGACAGCGGCGGGAGCTGGACGCACGCCTGGGACTACAGCAGCTACCCCAACCGCGACAACCGGTTCACCCTCGACGTGTCGTCCGTGCCGTGGCTGAGCTGGGGCGCCAACCCGTCGCCGCCGGAGTCCACGCCCAAGCTCGGCTGGATGACCGAGTCGCTGGAGATCGACCCGTTCAACTCCGACCGCCTGTGGTACGGCACCGGCGCCACGCTCTTCGGCACCGACAACCTCACCACCTGGGACAGCGGCGGCAAGATCACCATCAAGCCCAACGTCAAGGGCTTCGAGGAGACCGCGGTCAACGACCTGATCAGCCCGCCGACCGGCGCCCCGCTGCTCAGCGCGCTGGGCGACGTGGGCGGCTTCCGGCACGCCGACGTCACCAAGGTGCCGTCGCTGATGTTCACCCAGCCCAACCTGCCCACCAGCACCAGCCTGGACTACGCCGGGACGAACGCCGGCATCGTGGTCAAGTCCGGTAACCGGGACTCCGGTTCCACGCTGAGCCGGATCGCCTTCTCCACCGACAACGGCGCCGACTGGTTCACCGGCACCGAGCCGTCCGGCGTCACCGGCGGCGGTACGGTCGCCGCGGCGGCCGACGGCAGCCGCTTCCTGTGGAGTCCGTCCGGTACCGGCGTCAACTACACCGTGGGCTTCGGCGGTTCCTGGACCGCCTCGACCGGCATCCCGGCCGGCGCGGTGATCGCCTCGGACCGGGTGAACCCGAGTAAGTTCTACGGCTTCTCCGGCGGCACGCTCTACCTCTCCACCGACGGTGGCGCGTCCTTCACCGCCACCGCGGCCACCGGCCTGCCGTCCTCCGGCGCCGTCGACCTCAAGGCGCTGCCCGGCGCCGAGGGTGACATCTGGCTGGCAGGCGGCAGCCCCTCCGGCCTGTGGCACTCCACCGACTCCGGCACGTCGTTCACCAAGACCGCCGGCATCGACGCCGCCGACAACATCGGCTTCGGCAAGGCCGCGCCGAGCGCCACCTACCAGACGCTCTACACCAGCGCGAAGATCGGCGGAATCCGCGGGATCTACCGCTCCACCGACCAGGGCGCGACCTGGCAGCGGATCAACGACGACGCCCACCAGTACGGCTGGACCGGCGGCGCCATCACCGGCGACCCCCGGATCTTCGGCCGCGTCTACTTCGGCACGAACGGCCGCGGCATCATCTACGGCGACACCACCGACCAGGGCGGCACTTCGACCCCGCCCACCACCCCGCCGACCACCCCGCCGACCACTTCGCCCACCACTTCGCCGACCACTTCGCCCACCACCCCGCCGACCACCTCGCCGGCCGGCGCATGCTCGGTGGCCTACACGGTCACCAACCAGTGGTCCGGCGGCTTCCAGGCATCGGTCACCGTCAAGAACACCGGCGCGACGCCGGCCGCCAACTGGGAGCTCGCCTGGACCTTCCCCGGCAGCCAAACGATCACCTCGCTGTGGAACGCCGGCTACGCCCAGACCGGGGCGGCCGTCACCGTCTCCGCACCGACCTGGGCACCCTCGCTGGCCCCCGGCACGTCGGCCACCGTCGGCTTCACCGCCTCGGTGACCGGCGCGAACACCGCACCCACCGCCTTCAGCCTGAACGGCGCCGCGTGCGCGAGCGCCTGA
- a CDS encoding glycoside hydrolase family 6 protein translates to MTTRADGRTVVTRSRSRARSLCVAAAVALVAVAAAVPAHAHTPDHHGTRSARLFTPPADPAANTQILGLVQHGKLLDAARVRAMTRTPQAVWFTGGGTPADVEASVRETVTDAARQHALPVLALYNVPGRDCGQYSAGGAADTADYEAWIDAVKAGIGGRPADVILEPDSLALLPSDCGADDAQGSRTAERYSEIRYAVSTLQSAASGDKVYIDAGHSGWHSVNDIVPRLIGAGVDDASGFYLNISNYRSDDELAWYGKLVSSCLSYVQDGGDAASCPNQYWAPEDAQHWLDANVHAAPSAMKHFVTDTSRNGQGPWVPPTGVYSDPQDWCNPPGRGTGALPTLNTGDPLQDAGLWVKIPGQSDGQCTRGTAGPNDPERGYPDPAAGTWFPQQALELVHNANPRPRL, encoded by the coding sequence ATGACCACCCGCGCCGACGGTCGTACCGTCGTAACCCGGTCCCGCAGCCGTGCCCGCTCACTCTGCGTTGCCGCAGCCGTAGCCCTGGTCGCCGTCGCTGCCGCCGTTCCCGCGCACGCCCACACCCCCGACCACCACGGGACGCGGTCCGCGCGTCTGTTCACGCCGCCCGCCGACCCCGCGGCGAACACCCAAATCCTCGGCCTGGTCCAGCACGGGAAGCTTCTGGACGCCGCGAGGGTCCGCGCCATGACCCGCACTCCGCAGGCCGTGTGGTTCACCGGCGGCGGCACCCCCGCGGACGTCGAGGCGTCCGTGCGCGAGACGGTCACCGACGCGGCCCGGCAGCACGCCCTGCCGGTCCTCGCGCTCTACAACGTTCCCGGTCGCGACTGCGGCCAGTACTCGGCGGGCGGCGCCGCGGACACCGCCGACTACGAGGCGTGGATCGACGCGGTGAAGGCGGGCATCGGCGGCCGGCCGGCCGACGTCATCCTGGAGCCCGACTCGCTGGCCCTGCTGCCCTCGGACTGCGGAGCGGACGACGCGCAGGGCAGCAGGACCGCCGAGCGCTACAGCGAGATACGCTACGCCGTCAGCACGCTGCAGTCGGCCGCCAGCGGCGACAAGGTGTACATTGACGCAGGCCACAGCGGTTGGCACAGCGTCAACGACATCGTGCCCCGGCTCATCGGCGCTGGTGTCGACGATGCCAGCGGCTTCTACCTCAACATCTCCAACTACCGTTCAGACGACGAACTCGCCTGGTACGGCAAGCTCGTCTCCTCCTGCCTGAGCTACGTCCAGGACGGCGGCGACGCCGCCTCCTGCCCCAACCAGTACTGGGCGCCCGAGGACGCGCAGCACTGGCTCGACGCGAACGTGCACGCCGCGCCGTCGGCGATGAAGCACTTCGTCACCGACACCAGCCGCAACGGTCAGGGTCCCTGGGTCCCGCCGACCGGCGTGTACTCCGACCCGCAGGACTGGTGCAACCCGCCCGGACGGGGCACCGGCGCCCTGCCCACCCTGAACACCGGCGACCCGTTGCAGGACGCCGGACTGTGGGTGAAGATCCCCGGCCAGTCCGACGGCCAGTGCACGCGCGGCACCGCGGGACCGAACGACCCCGAGCGCGGCTACCCCGACCCGGCCGCCGGCACGTGGTTCCCCCAGCAGGCGCTGGAACTGGTGCACAACGCCAACCCGCGCCCCCGGCTGTGA
- a CDS encoding SDR family oxidoreductase codes for MQIRGSVALVTGANRGLGEQFVHALLEAGAAKVYAAARDPRKVTVPGAIPLTLDVTDPASVRAAAEQAQDVTLLVNNAGSYTGAGILDGDLDDFRREYETHVLGSLTVSRTFAPVLGRNGGGAIVNVLSALSWFTTPESGGYSAAKSAAWSVTNALRLALAEQGTQVTALHVGYMDTDMTAGIEAQKSDPAKVARITLEGVEAGRHEVLADDVSKQVKAGLAIGPEALYPQLAG; via the coding sequence ATGCAGATCAGGGGTTCCGTCGCACTCGTCACCGGCGCCAACCGCGGACTCGGCGAGCAGTTCGTCCACGCGCTCCTCGAAGCCGGGGCGGCCAAGGTCTACGCCGCCGCACGCGACCCGAGGAAGGTCACCGTGCCCGGCGCGATCCCGCTGACGCTGGACGTCACCGACCCCGCCTCCGTACGCGCCGCGGCCGAGCAGGCCCAGGACGTCACGCTGCTGGTCAACAACGCCGGCTCGTACACCGGCGCCGGCATTCTGGACGGCGACCTCGACGACTTCCGCCGTGAGTACGAGACCCACGTCCTCGGCAGCCTCACGGTGAGCCGCACCTTCGCGCCGGTGCTGGGCCGCAACGGCGGCGGCGCGATCGTCAACGTACTGTCCGCGCTGTCGTGGTTCACCACCCCCGAGAGCGGGGGCTACTCCGCGGCCAAGTCCGCCGCGTGGTCGGTGACCAACGCCCTGCGCCTGGCACTGGCCGAGCAGGGCACCCAGGTCACCGCCCTGCACGTCGGCTACATGGACACCGACATGACCGCCGGTATCGAGGCCCAGAAGTCCGACCCGGCCAAGGTCGCCCGCATCACGCTCGAAGGCGTCGAGGCCGGCCGGCACGAGGTGCTCGCCGACGACGTCAGCAAGCAGGTCAAGGCCGGCCTGGCCATCGGCCCCGAGGCCCTCTACCCCCAGCTCGCGGGCTGA
- a CDS encoding TetR/AcrR family transcriptional regulator, whose protein sequence is MTTVTPDQPTGRRKTASKAAPGPPRPSSRDRLLDAAADLFYREGTGAGTDALCKAAGVSKRSMYQLFDSKDDVIAAALEKRAPLLSALLIPPPGAPDAPRARMLYVFERLEEVAASADYYGCPYVATQVELKDPGHVASVVAARGKQAMTDFFLAEARRGGAADPDTLARQLTLVYDGASVRAGIKADPLQGLAVATAAAVIDAAGISA, encoded by the coding sequence ATGACCACCGTGACACCGGACCAGCCGACCGGCAGAAGGAAGACGGCGTCCAAGGCGGCGCCAGGGCCGCCCAGGCCGTCGTCCCGCGACCGGCTGCTCGACGCCGCGGCCGACCTCTTCTACCGGGAGGGCACCGGCGCCGGTACCGACGCGCTGTGCAAGGCCGCCGGTGTCTCGAAGCGCTCGATGTACCAGCTCTTCGACAGCAAGGACGACGTCATCGCCGCAGCGCTGGAGAAGCGGGCGCCGCTGCTGTCCGCCCTGCTCATCCCGCCGCCCGGCGCCCCGGACGCCCCCCGGGCCCGGATGCTGTACGTCTTCGAGCGGCTGGAGGAGGTCGCGGCCTCGGCCGACTACTACGGCTGCCCTTACGTGGCGACCCAGGTCGAGCTGAAGGACCCCGGGCATGTCGCCAGTGTCGTCGCCGCCCGCGGCAAGCAGGCCATGACCGACTTCTTCCTGGCCGAGGCCCGGCGCGGCGGCGCCGCCGACCCCGACACGCTGGCGCGGCAGCTGACGCTGGTCTACGACGGGGCGAGCGTACGGGCCGGTATCAAGGCGGATCCGCTGCAGGGGCTCGCGGTGGCCACCGCGGCGGCCGTCATCGACGCGGCCGGCATCAGCGCGTAG
- a CDS encoding LLM class flavin-dependent oxidoreductase yields the protein MSVPAASGSPAVPLSILDLSPIPSGSTPAQALRNTVDLAQRAEAAGYARYWLAEHHLATGVAGISPALVIQLVAAATERIRVGAGAVQLGHRTALSVVEEFGLLDALYPGRIDLGLGRSGFRRPKPKAASGGDADAAPAAAPAPAPKKEAHTTPEGLLIPAPFDISSLIGSPLLTRYVQLVQFPGSEPADYREQVELIQAMIRGDARTPEGLEAHALPGEGADLQLWILGSSGGVSAETAGSLGLPFGANYHVSPAAILEAVEAYRKAFVPSRTLARPHVLVSADVVVAEDDATARHLASPYGLWVHSIRSGAGAIPFPTPEEAAAHVWTDQERGLVEDRIQTQFAGSPQTVVERLRVLQQATGADELLVTTITHDHQDRVRSLELLAAAWQEQSA from the coding sequence ATGAGCGTGCCCGCAGCTTCGGGCTCCCCGGCCGTACCGCTGTCGATCCTCGACCTGTCACCGATCCCGTCCGGCAGCACGCCCGCGCAGGCACTGCGCAACACCGTCGACCTGGCCCAGCGGGCCGAGGCCGCCGGGTACGCGCGCTACTGGCTGGCCGAGCACCACCTGGCGACCGGTGTGGCGGGCATCTCGCCCGCGCTGGTGATCCAGCTGGTCGCGGCGGCCACCGAGCGGATCCGGGTGGGCGCCGGCGCGGTACAGCTCGGGCACCGCACGGCGCTGTCGGTGGTGGAGGAGTTCGGCCTGCTGGACGCGCTGTACCCGGGGCGGATCGACCTGGGCCTGGGCCGCTCCGGCTTCCGGCGGCCCAAGCCGAAGGCGGCCTCCGGCGGCGACGCCGACGCGGCACCGGCGGCGGCGCCCGCACCCGCGCCGAAGAAGGAGGCGCACACCACGCCCGAGGGGCTGCTGATCCCGGCGCCCTTCGACATCAGCTCGCTGATCGGGTCGCCGCTGCTGACCCGCTACGTCCAGCTGGTGCAGTTCCCCGGCTCGGAACCGGCCGACTACCGCGAGCAGGTGGAACTGATCCAGGCGATGATCCGCGGTGACGCCCGCACCCCGGAGGGCCTGGAGGCGCACGCGCTGCCCGGCGAGGGCGCCGACCTCCAGCTGTGGATCCTCGGCAGCAGCGGCGGGGTCAGCGCCGAAACGGCGGGCTCCCTCGGGCTGCCCTTCGGCGCGAACTACCACGTCAGCCCGGCCGCGATCCTGGAGGCGGTGGAGGCGTACCGGAAGGCGTTCGTACCGTCGCGGACACTGGCCAGGCCGCATGTGCTGGTCTCCGCCGACGTGGTGGTGGCCGAGGACGACGCGACCGCCCGGCACCTGGCCTCCCCGTACGGGCTGTGGGTGCACAGCATCCGCAGCGGTGCGGGCGCCATCCCCTTCCCGACCCCGGAGGAGGCCGCCGCGCACGTGTGGACCGACCAGGAGCGCGGGCTGGTCGAGGACCGGATACAGACCCAGTTCGCGGGCTCGCCGCAGACCGTGGTGGAGAGGCTGCGGGTGCTCCAGCAGGCTACCGGCGCGGACGAGCTGCTGGTCACCACGATCACCCACGACCACCAGGACCGGGTGCGGTCCCTGGAACTGCTCGCCGCGGCGTGGCAGGAGCAGAGCGCCTGA